The following proteins are encoded in a genomic region of Variovorax paradoxus:
- a CDS encoding 2-dehydropantoate 2-reductase, with protein sequence MAATEVLGLPPGEVLVMGAGTIGCFVGGSLAAAGVPVTFVGRPRVLQSLEAHGLTLTDLEGGAHRLPAASLRLSEQIPVGATPALVLLCVKSGATAEAAAELAFALPAGTLVVSLQNGVSNCAAASKAGPTLDVLPGMVPYNVAEVGPGAFHRGTAGRLAAKDDPSLRPWLPVFERAGIPIDLHTDLLPVQWGKLLLNLNNPVNALSGLPLRDQLMQRGYRRCFAALIDEALSVLGSAGIAPAQVAAVPTQRLPTVLRLPDWLFRIVAARMLRIDAKARSSMADDLALGRRTEIDALSGEIVRLAQDHDVDAPRNARMFTLLEDWPRQPRRWTARQLQDALGL encoded by the coding sequence ATGGCCGCGACCGAGGTGCTCGGCCTCCCTCCCGGCGAAGTGCTGGTGATGGGGGCGGGCACCATCGGTTGCTTTGTCGGCGGCAGCCTTGCCGCCGCGGGCGTCCCGGTCACCTTTGTCGGGCGACCGCGCGTGCTGCAGAGTCTTGAAGCACACGGCCTGACGCTCACCGATCTCGAAGGCGGCGCGCACCGCTTGCCTGCCGCCAGCCTGCGCTTGAGCGAACAGATTCCCGTGGGTGCCACGCCTGCGCTGGTGCTGCTGTGCGTGAAGAGCGGTGCCACGGCCGAGGCGGCCGCCGAGCTTGCCTTCGCGTTGCCCGCGGGCACGCTGGTCGTCTCGCTGCAGAACGGTGTTTCCAACTGCGCCGCGGCTTCGAAGGCCGGCCCCACGCTCGACGTGCTGCCCGGCATGGTGCCGTACAACGTGGCGGAGGTAGGGCCAGGTGCTTTCCACCGGGGCACGGCCGGACGGCTGGCCGCAAAGGACGACCCATCGCTGCGGCCCTGGCTGCCGGTGTTCGAGCGCGCGGGCATCCCCATCGACCTGCACACCGACTTGCTGCCCGTGCAATGGGGCAAGCTGCTGCTCAACCTCAACAACCCCGTCAATGCGCTCTCGGGCCTGCCGCTGCGCGACCAGTTGATGCAGCGTGGCTACCGGCGCTGCTTTGCCGCGCTGATCGATGAGGCGCTGAGTGTGCTCGGCAGCGCCGGCATCGCACCGGCGCAGGTGGCCGCCGTGCCGACACAGCGGCTGCCGACGGTGTTGCGGCTGCCCGACTGGCTGTTTCGCATCGTCGCTGCGCGCATGCTGCGCATCGATGCCAAGGCGCGCTCCAGCATGGCCGACGACCTCGCGCTCGGGCGCCGCACCGAGATCGACGCGCTCAGCGGCGAGATCGTGCGGCTTGCGCAAGACCACGACGTGGACGCGCCGCGCAACGCGAGGATGTTCACCTTGCTCGAAGACTGGCCGCGGCAGCCCAGGCGCTGGACCGCGCGGCAATTGCAGGACGCGCTCGGGCTTTAG
- a CDS encoding M1 family metallopeptidase — protein MKKLVKPVVNNLAITAVTLATLVACGGGGGGGESSFGGTALNASGASADSAASPKAPDDGLALAPDSAAVAQVDRSVKPMELPDTVWPINYKLWFRPDAALKTFVGRGDVEIEVLKPVDAIVVAAHNLKFANGRTTLRKLSNPSEAIPLIPTPQTLGDFVQLRRNDGQIAKGKYLLHMEWDGKIQFSDAEYCPPDEMARNPFCSAATGVFKVGLSTPEGVSSDAIVTQGETNYARQWFPGWDEPAFRHSFEISAEVPGDWQTVSNAAQKSAVKLPDGYQQVSFEKTPSMPMYLTFFGGGKFDVLSDTFKNPLDGSEMPLRWFTPPGRSTWATFAMEWTKVAMDYYYNYTGIPLPFKKFDTVAANDSYDNKPNTGFGGMENWGSIFEFADRVLTKPGDTPTLYSVTVVTHEIAHQWFGDLVTLDWWDNVWLNESFARWFDRRTTIKFHPNYYSFSDYVLDKHTVIVADLKNTAVPVQRNLNDAGSFGFISPSIFVYNKGSHVLEMVQNYVGEEAMQKGLQIYLKDYAFGNATPSRLWNSIEKASGGKKVADIGDSFIRQTGVPLLTVDAQCAGDRTFVSISQEPFPNQNAYPASAWTIPVTLAYGDAMDQRKTFVMATSTTQLELPGCTAVLAGPTGQDYYVSNYSTQSWSDLLAKAQNFADNKPLLLNIERDAFRLLSIGRITQGQYDQIKGIVNLPSTLLAKTEASQQKMLAQDAGGKEDYPHALRYQGSLKLRDNEKR, from the coding sequence ATGAAGAAACTTGTCAAGCCAGTCGTCAACAACCTGGCCATTACCGCCGTGACCCTTGCCACCCTCGTGGCTTGCGGTGGTGGCGGAGGTGGCGGCGAATCGTCGTTCGGGGGCACGGCGCTGAATGCCTCCGGTGCGTCGGCGGACAGCGCGGCGTCGCCCAAGGCGCCCGATGACGGACTGGCGCTTGCACCCGACTCGGCCGCCGTGGCCCAGGTCGACCGCTCCGTGAAGCCGATGGAGCTGCCCGATACCGTCTGGCCCATCAACTACAAGCTGTGGTTCCGGCCCGATGCGGCATTGAAGACATTCGTGGGACGCGGCGATGTGGAGATCGAAGTGCTCAAGCCGGTGGACGCCATCGTCGTTGCCGCGCACAACCTCAAGTTTGCGAACGGCCGCACCACCTTGCGCAAGTTGTCGAACCCCTCCGAGGCCATTCCGCTGATTCCCACGCCGCAAACATTGGGCGACTTCGTCCAGCTGCGGCGCAACGACGGCCAGATTGCCAAGGGCAAGTACCTGCTGCACATGGAATGGGACGGCAAGATCCAGTTCTCGGATGCGGAGTACTGTCCGCCCGACGAGATGGCGCGCAATCCGTTCTGTTCGGCCGCGACCGGCGTCTTCAAGGTGGGCCTTTCCACCCCAGAGGGCGTGAGCAGCGATGCCATCGTGACGCAGGGCGAAACCAACTATGCGCGGCAATGGTTCCCGGGCTGGGACGAACCGGCGTTCCGCCACAGCTTCGAGATTTCCGCCGAGGTGCCGGGCGACTGGCAGACCGTGTCGAACGCCGCGCAGAAGTCCGCCGTCAAGCTGCCCGACGGCTACCAGCAGGTGTCGTTCGAGAAGACGCCTTCGATGCCGATGTACCTCACCTTCTTCGGCGGCGGCAAGTTCGACGTTCTTTCGGACACCTTCAAGAACCCGCTCGACGGCAGCGAGATGCCGTTGCGCTGGTTCACGCCGCCGGGCCGCTCCACCTGGGCCACCTTCGCGATGGAGTGGACCAAGGTCGCCATGGACTACTATTACAACTACACCGGCATTCCGCTGCCGTTCAAGAAGTTCGACACCGTGGCGGCCAACGACAGCTACGACAACAAGCCGAACACCGGCTTCGGCGGCATGGAGAACTGGGGCTCGATCTTCGAGTTTGCCGACCGCGTGCTGACCAAGCCGGGCGACACGCCCACGCTGTATTCGGTGACGGTGGTCACGCACGAAATTGCGCACCAGTGGTTCGGCGACCTGGTCACGCTCGACTGGTGGGACAACGTGTGGCTCAACGAATCGTTCGCGCGCTGGTTCGACCGCCGCACCACGATCAAGTTTCATCCGAACTACTACAGCTTTTCGGACTACGTGCTCGACAAGCACACCGTGATCGTGGCCGACCTGAAGAACACCGCGGTGCCCGTGCAGCGCAACCTCAACGATGCGGGCTCGTTCGGCTTCATCAGCCCTTCGATCTTCGTCTACAACAAGGGCAGCCACGTGCTGGAGATGGTGCAGAACTACGTCGGCGAAGAAGCGATGCAGAAGGGCCTGCAGATCTACCTGAAGGACTACGCGTTCGGCAACGCCACGCCGTCGCGGCTGTGGAACTCCATCGAGAAGGCGAGCGGTGGAAAGAAAGTGGCGGACATCGGCGACAGCTTCATCCGGCAGACCGGGGTGCCGCTGCTCACCGTGGATGCGCAATGCGCGGGCGACCGCACCTTCGTGTCGATCAGCCAGGAACCGTTTCCGAACCAGAACGCCTACCCGGCATCGGCCTGGACCATTCCCGTGACGCTGGCCTACGGCGACGCGATGGATCAGCGCAAGACCTTCGTGATGGCCACCAGCACCACGCAGCTGGAGCTTCCGGGCTGCACCGCGGTGCTGGCCGGGCCGACCGGGCAGGACTACTACGTGAGCAACTACAGCACGCAGTCGTGGAGCGACCTGCTGGCCAAGGCGCAGAACTTTGCCGACAACAAGCCGCTGCTGCTCAACATCGAGAGAGACGCCTTCCGGCTGCTGTCGATCGGCCGCATCACCCAGGGGCAATACGACCAGATCAAGGGCATCGTCAACCTGCCGTCGACGCTCCTGGCCAAGACCGAGGCGAGCCAGCAGAAGATGCTGGCGCAAGACGCCGGTGGCAAGGAAGACTACCCCCACGCGCTGCGCTACCAGGGCAGCCTGAAGCTGCGCGACAACGAGAAGCGCTGA
- a CDS encoding transporter substrate-binding domain-containing protein, translating to MTQPTPSPALVSAFAPTGTLRASINLGNPILANKDVATGEPQGVSIDLAREFGRRLGVSVELVVFEKAAASVDAVKNEKADIGFFAIDPARSEGLRFTAPYVLIEGSYLVRDASELTDNAQIDREGHRISVGAGSAYDLFLTREIGQAEIVRLQGAAPALAALRSGQVEVAAGIRQLLEAEALREPGVRVLPGRFMVIQQAMGTPASRGAEAQALLAAFVEEMKATGFVADALRRHRIEGAVVAPTA from the coding sequence ATGACACAGCCGACCCCCTCGCCCGCCCTCGTCTCCGCCTTCGCGCCCACCGGCACGCTGCGCGCATCGATCAACCTCGGCAATCCGATCCTCGCGAACAAGGATGTGGCCACTGGCGAGCCGCAGGGCGTGTCGATCGACCTCGCGCGCGAGTTCGGGCGGCGGCTCGGCGTAAGCGTCGAGCTCGTGGTGTTCGAAAAAGCGGCGGCGTCGGTCGATGCGGTGAAAAACGAAAAGGCCGACATCGGCTTCTTCGCCATCGACCCGGCGCGCAGCGAAGGACTGCGCTTCACCGCGCCCTATGTGCTGATCGAGGGCAGCTACCTCGTGCGCGACGCATCGGAGCTCACCGACAACGCGCAGATCGATCGTGAGGGCCATCGCATTTCGGTGGGTGCGGGCAGCGCCTACGACCTGTTCCTCACGCGCGAAATCGGCCAGGCCGAGATCGTGCGGCTTCAGGGCGCAGCCCCGGCACTGGCCGCGCTGCGTTCCGGACAGGTCGAGGTGGCCGCCGGCATTCGCCAGCTGCTCGAAGCCGAGGCGCTGCGCGAACCGGGCGTGCGCGTGCTGCCTGGCCGCTTCATGGTAATTCAGCAGGCCATGGGCACGCCGGCCAGCCGTGGCGCAGAAGCACAGGCGCTGCTGGCGGCCTTCGTCGAGGAGATGAAGGCCACCGGCTTCGTGGCCGATGCGCTCAGGCGCCACCGCATCGAAGGCGCGGTCGTCGCGCCAACGGCCTAG
- a CDS encoding substrate-binding domain-containing protein, translated as MKTQTFSLDRLTRRASLLVAASVLAACGSFSKAPPAGGDIHVMTSGGFTAAYNDLRPDFERSSGRTVKTAYGASMGNAEDSIPSRLSRNEPADVVILARPALDALVAQGKVVPGSQVDLVKSSIGFAVRKGAPKPDISTVDALKRTLLAAPSIAYSASASGTYYETELLKKLGIEDQVKPKSKRILSERVGTVVARGDAALGLQQVSELLPIDGIDYIGPLPAEVQRVTVFSAGVATASKQPDAARQLIRYLNSPAAAPTIAKTGLEPLAAR; from the coding sequence ATGAAGACCCAGACCTTCTCGCTCGACCGCCTGACCCGCCGCGCCAGCCTGCTGGTAGCGGCTTCCGTTCTTGCGGCGTGCGGCAGCTTCAGCAAGGCGCCGCCCGCCGGCGGCGACATTCACGTGATGACCTCGGGCGGCTTCACGGCCGCATACAACGACCTGCGCCCGGACTTCGAGCGCAGCAGCGGCCGCACGGTCAAGACGGCGTACGGCGCTTCCATGGGCAATGCCGAGGATTCCATTCCGAGCCGGCTCTCGCGCAACGAGCCGGCCGACGTGGTGATCCTCGCGCGGCCGGCGCTCGACGCACTGGTGGCGCAAGGCAAGGTGGTGCCGGGAAGCCAGGTCGACCTGGTGAAATCGTCCATCGGGTTTGCCGTGCGCAAGGGCGCGCCCAAGCCCGACATCTCGACCGTGGACGCACTCAAGCGCACGCTGCTGGCGGCGCCTTCCATCGCCTACTCGGCCAGCGCGAGCGGCACCTACTACGAGACCGAGCTGCTGAAGAAGCTCGGCATCGAAGATCAGGTCAAGCCCAAGAGCAAGCGCATCCTGAGCGAGCGCGTGGGCACCGTCGTGGCGCGCGGCGACGCGGCACTGGGGCTGCAGCAAGTGAGCGAACTGCTGCCGATCGACGGGATCGATTACATCGGCCCGCTGCCGGCCGAGGTGCAGCGCGTGACGGTGTTCTCGGCCGGGGTGGCCACGGCCTCGAAGCAGCCCGACGCCGCGCGCCAGCTGATCCGCTACCTCAACTCGCCGGCCGCCGCGCCCACCATTGCGAAGACCGGCCTGGAGCCGCTGGCGGCGCGTTGA
- a CDS encoding sensor histidine kinase: MRLSQFIKNNVEPILIEWESFARTMIPPAETMSVVELRDHAHEILLAIAGEMESVQSEKEREAKSKGLALPFLKETFAAEHGGLRQRVGFDLSQLGAEYRALRATVLRLWMRNVVVVDAAVLEEVGRFNEGIDQGLAEAMATYSEHVANSRDTFLAVLGHDLRNPLSALSSCIHLLELAGDTKPKERTLQIARRSIASINDMVTDLLEYTRTRLGRGIEVVPQRGSLSALCQEAFDEVCAAYPKRALVAELPADVVLMFDAPRMRQVLTNLLSNAVQHGDPAHPVTLVVRNEDAHATLIVKNQGRPIPPDAMQVIFNPLVQVPTRESAPHERPATSLGLGLYIAREIVTGHGGTITVTSSEAEGTAFTVHLPRSGSQATQPVT, encoded by the coding sequence ATGCGCCTGAGCCAATTCATCAAAAACAACGTCGAGCCGATCCTCATCGAGTGGGAATCCTTCGCACGCACGATGATTCCACCGGCTGAAACAATGTCCGTCGTCGAACTGCGGGACCATGCGCATGAAATCCTGCTGGCCATCGCCGGCGAAATGGAGTCCGTCCAGTCCGAAAAGGAGCGCGAGGCGAAGTCCAAGGGACTCGCGCTGCCGTTCTTGAAAGAGACGTTCGCCGCCGAGCATGGTGGCTTGCGGCAGCGGGTGGGTTTCGATCTTTCCCAGCTGGGCGCGGAGTATCGCGCCCTGCGCGCCACGGTCCTTCGCCTGTGGATGCGGAACGTCGTTGTGGTCGATGCCGCGGTGCTCGAGGAAGTGGGGCGCTTCAACGAAGGCATCGACCAGGGCCTTGCCGAGGCCATGGCCACCTATTCCGAGCACGTCGCCAATTCGAGGGACACCTTCCTGGCGGTTCTGGGGCACGACCTGCGAAACCCGTTGAGCGCGCTCAGCTCCTGCATTCACCTTCTGGAGCTGGCCGGCGATACCAAGCCCAAGGAGCGCACCCTCCAGATCGCCAGGCGCAGCATCGCCTCGATCAACGACATGGTCACCGACCTGCTCGAGTACACCCGCACCCGGCTCGGCCGCGGCATCGAGGTGGTTCCGCAACGGGGCAGCCTGAGCGCCCTGTGCCAGGAGGCCTTCGACGAGGTCTGCGCGGCCTATCCCAAGCGGGCACTCGTTGCCGAGCTTCCGGCCGACGTGGTCCTGATGTTCGACGCGCCAAGAATGCGCCAGGTTCTCACCAACCTGCTGAGCAATGCCGTGCAGCACGGAGATCCCGCCCATCCCGTCACGCTGGTGGTGAGGAACGAAGACGCGCACGCAACCCTGATCGTCAAGAACCAGGGGCGGCCGATTCCTCCCGACGCGATGCAGGTCATCTTCAATCCGCTGGTGCAGGTGCCGACCAGAGAGTCGGCGCCGCACGAGCGGCCCGCCACGAGCCTGGGTCTCGGCCTCTACATTGCCCGCGAGATCGTCACGGGACACGGCGGCACCATCACCGTGACCTCGTCGGAGGCGGAAGGCACGGCATTCACCGTTCATCTGCCCCGCAGCGGCAGTCAGGCCACCCAGCCCGTCACCTGA
- a CDS encoding response regulator transcription factor, protein MQTLSPPETERPVVLVVDDAPSSLGMLCDTLESSGYTVLVAADGEAALQRLELVVPDAILLDGLMPGLSGFETCRRIKANAALAHIPVLFMTGLSETAHVVEGFECGGVDYVVKPIRAQEVLARLHTHTRNARITRMARDAVDVAGMGVVFVDARGRVAWRSPQAALWLHAMDAPPAPGLLPASLEPVLVPGAAIAAMTTAGARLSVRNLGAAALGETMLLFAVQREGAVGAPSARLAEAALTPRETEVLSWLAKGKTNRDIGEILGTSPRTVNKHLEHIFEKLGVETRAAAAALASGQLA, encoded by the coding sequence ATGCAGACACTCTCGCCCCCTGAAACCGAACGCCCCGTGGTGCTGGTGGTGGACGACGCCCCCAGCAGCCTGGGCATGCTGTGCGACACGCTCGAATCGAGCGGCTACACGGTGCTGGTCGCGGCCGACGGCGAGGCCGCGCTGCAGCGCCTGGAGCTGGTGGTGCCCGACGCGATCCTGCTCGACGGCCTGATGCCCGGCCTTTCGGGTTTCGAGACCTGCAGGCGCATCAAGGCCAACGCGGCGCTTGCGCACATTCCGGTGCTGTTCATGACCGGCCTTTCGGAAACCGCGCATGTGGTCGAGGGCTTCGAATGCGGCGGCGTCGACTACGTGGTGAAGCCGATTCGCGCGCAGGAGGTGCTCGCGCGCCTGCATACGCACACGCGCAATGCCCGCATCACGCGCATGGCGCGCGACGCCGTCGATGTGGCGGGCATGGGCGTGGTGTTTGTCGATGCGCGCGGGCGCGTTGCATGGCGCTCGCCGCAGGCCGCGCTGTGGCTGCATGCGATGGATGCGCCGCCGGCACCGGGCCTGCTGCCCGCTTCGCTGGAGCCCGTGCTCGTGCCCGGCGCCGCAATCGCCGCCATGACCACGGCCGGCGCGCGGCTCTCGGTGCGCAACCTGGGCGCCGCCGCGCTCGGCGAGACCATGCTTCTTTTCGCCGTGCAGCGCGAAGGGGCCGTCGGAGCGCCCTCGGCGCGGCTCGCTGAAGCCGCCCTGACGCCGCGAGAGACCGAGGTGCTGTCATGGCTTGCCAAGGGCAAGACCAACCGCGACATCGGCGAAATCCTGGGCACCAGCCCGCGCACGGTCAACAAGCACCTCGAGCACATCTTCGAGAAGCTCGGCGTCGAGACACGCGCCGCCGCTGCGGCATTGGCGAGCGGACAGCTCGCCTGA
- a CDS encoding hybrid sensor histidine kinase/response regulator, with the protein MQPVTGQKIFRIRRDYNAWVANETLEDYALRYTPRSFRKWSEFRVANAAFGATSFLALEAIGGAIALSYGFSNALWAILVVGLITFLTGLPISYYAAKHGMDMDLLTRGAGFGYLGSTLTSLIYASFTFIFFALEAAILALALQMYLDWPLWLLYLVSSIVIIPLVARGITLISGLQLWTQPIWIVLFVCPFIAVMVKKPELYADFTGLVGRTSGSSGFDPLMFGAAATVAFSLVVQIGEQVDYLRFLPEKTTTNRGRWWAAVLIAGPGWIVPGMLKMMGGAFLAFLALQHEIPAVHAIEPTQMYLTGFAYVLRDPAWVLGATALFVVVSQMKINLTNAYAGSLAWSNFFARLTHSHPGRVVWLVFNVVIAILLMALGVFAALEHVLGFYSNIAIAWVGALVADLVINKPLGWSPRTIEFKRAHLYDINPVGLGAMLVAAGLAMLAYSGLLGQWARAFSPFIALTTALVVSPLLAWRTRGRYYLARTDIRRWAPGQMVKCSVCDNHFESEDMAHCPAYSAPICSLCCTLESRCHDRCKTDSRAAEQMSGWLQALLPPALSGRLNFRVAHYLMVATSLVALLATVMGVVYAQETIVGSDLVDPALQSAFLKVFALLSLVAAVAAWWIVLGSESRQMAQEESNRHNHLLTIEIEAHQRTDAALQTAKEAAEAANQAKTRYVAGMTHELRTPLNSILGYSQILLKGEAVAPPREAVQTIQRSGEHMLGLIDGLLDLARIEAGRLQLEPAPLALPAFLDELVHMVRPQAESKGLAFIYTHSGRLPPWVHADAKRLRQILINLLANAVRFTDSGTVTLHVDARREVLRFDVVDTGIGVAPQDHQRIFLPFERGAAGRRRGEPGTGLGLTITGLLTSLMGGELALAATSPAGSTFGVRVYLREVADPGPQAQAGALRRQVSGYIGARRTLLVVDDQPVQRQMLAGMLAPLGFEVREAASGTECLDSLRENLPGAILLDLTMDDMDGWQTAALVRASGFDRIPIIIVSANMFENRAELLRAADCQAFVGKPVIESELIAALERHLGLEWLAPSDPMPPTVDIAPRPEQLALSEDDRAELMRLVQMGHVRGLHQVLDRLAAASPPAAVTCTWLRGMVNRFELDNLRKALAEEDADTLAP; encoded by the coding sequence ATGCAACCCGTCACCGGCCAGAAGATCTTCCGCATCCGCCGCGACTACAACGCGTGGGTCGCGAACGAAACGCTGGAGGACTACGCGCTGCGCTACACGCCGCGCAGCTTTCGCAAGTGGTCGGAGTTCCGCGTCGCCAACGCGGCCTTCGGCGCCACCTCGTTCCTGGCGCTGGAGGCCATCGGCGGCGCCATCGCGCTGAGCTACGGCTTCTCGAATGCCCTGTGGGCCATCCTGGTGGTGGGGCTCATCACCTTTCTCACCGGCCTGCCGATTTCCTACTACGCGGCAAAGCACGGCATGGACATGGACCTGCTCACGCGCGGCGCGGGCTTCGGCTACCTGGGCTCCACGCTCACCTCGCTGATCTATGCGAGCTTCACCTTCATCTTCTTCGCGCTCGAGGCCGCCATCCTCGCGCTGGCGCTGCAGATGTACCTGGACTGGCCGCTGTGGCTGCTGTACCTGGTGTCCTCGATCGTCATCATTCCGCTGGTGGCGCGCGGCATCACGCTCATCTCGGGCCTGCAGTTGTGGACGCAGCCGATCTGGATCGTGCTGTTCGTCTGCCCCTTCATCGCGGTGATGGTGAAGAAGCCCGAGCTGTATGCCGACTTCACCGGCCTGGTGGGCCGCACCTCCGGCAGCAGCGGCTTCGACCCGTTGATGTTCGGCGCGGCCGCCACGGTGGCCTTCTCGCTCGTGGTGCAGATCGGCGAGCAGGTCGACTACCTGCGCTTCCTGCCCGAGAAAACCACCACCAACCGGGGCCGCTGGTGGGCCGCCGTGCTGATCGCCGGGCCGGGCTGGATCGTTCCCGGCATGCTGAAGATGATGGGCGGCGCGTTTCTGGCGTTCCTCGCGCTGCAACACGAGATACCGGCCGTGCACGCGATCGAGCCGACACAGATGTACCTCACGGGCTTCGCGTACGTGCTGCGCGACCCGGCGTGGGTCCTCGGCGCCACGGCGCTGTTCGTGGTGGTGTCGCAGATGAAGATCAACCTCACCAACGCCTATGCGGGCTCGCTGGCATGGTCGAACTTCTTCGCCCGCCTCACGCACAGCCATCCGGGCCGGGTGGTGTGGCTGGTGTTCAACGTGGTCATCGCGATCCTGCTGATGGCGCTGGGCGTGTTCGCGGCGCTGGAGCACGTGCTGGGCTTCTACAGCAACATCGCCATCGCCTGGGTCGGCGCGCTGGTGGCCGACCTGGTCATCAACAAGCCGCTGGGCTGGAGTCCGCGCACCATCGAGTTCAAGCGCGCGCACCTGTACGACATCAACCCGGTCGGCCTGGGCGCGATGCTGGTGGCGGCCGGGCTTGCCATGCTGGCCTATTCGGGCCTGCTGGGCCAATGGGCCCGCGCGTTCTCGCCCTTCATCGCGCTCACGACGGCGCTGGTCGTTTCGCCGCTTCTCGCCTGGCGCACGCGCGGGCGCTACTACCTCGCGCGCACCGACATCCGGCGCTGGGCGCCCGGGCAGATGGTCAAGTGCTCGGTGTGCGACAACCATTTCGAGTCGGAAGACATGGCGCACTGCCCGGCCTACAGCGCACCGATCTGCTCGCTGTGCTGCACGCTCGAATCGCGCTGCCACGACCGCTGCAAGACCGACTCGCGCGCGGCCGAGCAGATGAGCGGCTGGCTGCAGGCGCTGCTGCCGCCCGCGCTGTCGGGCCGGCTCAACTTTCGCGTGGCGCACTACCTGATGGTGGCCACCTCGCTCGTTGCGTTGCTGGCCACGGTGATGGGCGTGGTGTATGCGCAAGAGACCATCGTGGGCTCGGATCTCGTGGACCCGGCCCTTCAGAGCGCCTTTCTCAAGGTGTTTGCGCTGCTCTCCCTGGTCGCGGCGGTGGCCGCATGGTGGATCGTGCTGGGCAGCGAGAGCCGGCAGATGGCGCAGGAGGAATCGAACCGCCACAACCACCTGCTCACGATCGAGATCGAGGCGCACCAGCGCACCGACGCCGCGCTGCAGACCGCGAAGGAAGCCGCCGAAGCCGCCAACCAGGCCAAGACCCGCTACGTGGCCGGCATGACGCACGAGTTGCGCACGCCGCTCAACAGCATCCTGGGCTATTCGCAGATATTGCTCAAGGGCGAGGCCGTGGCGCCGCCGCGCGAAGCCGTGCAGACCATCCAGCGCAGCGGCGAACACATGCTCGGGCTGATCGATGGGTTGCTCGACCTGGCGCGCATCGAAGCGGGCCGACTGCAACTGGAGCCCGCGCCGCTCGCGCTGCCCGCCTTTCTCGACGAGCTCGTGCACATGGTGCGGCCGCAGGCGGAAAGCAAGGGCCTTGCCTTCATCTACACGCACAGCGGGCGGCTGCCGCCCTGGGTGCATGCCGACGCCAAGCGGCTGCGCCAGATTCTCATCAACCTGCTGGCCAACGCGGTGCGCTTCACCGACAGCGGCACCGTCACGCTGCATGTGGATGCGCGGCGCGAGGTGCTGCGCTTCGACGTGGTCGACACCGGCATCGGCGTGGCGCCACAAGACCATCAGCGCATTTTTCTTCCGTTCGAGCGCGGGGCCGCCGGTCGGCGGCGCGGCGAGCCTGGAACCGGCCTCGGCCTCACCATCACGGGCCTCCTCACATCGCTGATGGGCGGCGAACTGGCGCTGGCCGCCACCTCGCCCGCGGGCAGCACCTTCGGTGTGCGGGTTTATTTGCGCGAAGTGGCGGACCCCGGCCCGCAGGCGCAGGCCGGTGCATTGCGGCGGCAAGTGTCGGGCTACATCGGCGCGCGCCGCACGCTGCTGGTGGTCGACGACCAGCCGGTGCAGCGCCAGATGCTGGCCGGCATGCTCGCGCCGCTGGGCTTCGAAGTGCGCGAGGCCGCGAGCGGCACCGAGTGCCTCGACAGCCTGCGCGAGAACCTGCCCGGCGCGATTCTTCTGGACCTCACCATGGACGACATGGACGGCTGGCAAACCGCGGCGCTGGTACGCGCCTCGGGCTTCGACCGCATCCCGATCATCATCGTCTCGGCCAACATGTTCGAGAACCGGGCCGAGCTGCTGCGCGCCGCGGACTGCCAAGCCTTCGTGGGCAAGCCTGTCATCGAGTCGGAACTGATTGCGGCGCTGGAACGGCACCTCGGCCTCGAGTGGCTGGCGCCGAGCGATCCCATGCCGCCCACCGTCGACATCGCGCCGCGGCCGGAGCAGCTCGCGCTGTCCGAAGACGACCGCGCCGAGCTGATGCGGCTGGTGCAGATGGGCCACGTGCGCGGCCTGCACCAGGTGCTCGACCGGCTCGCCGCCGCGTCTCCACCGGCCGCCGTCACGTGCACCTGGCTGCGCGGCATGGTCAACCGCTTCGAACTCGACAACTTACGCAAGGCGCTCGCAGAAGAAGATGCAGACACTCTCGCCCCCTGA